CGAACGCACCTTCCCTTCGGAGAGCAGCCCCAAGTCCTCCGTCTCCGGCGAGGGTGGAGCGCCACCCGCAACGGCGGCCTCGACTACCCGCGCCGCCAAGTCGGCCTGCTCCCCGGGCGTGAGCTGGTTCCAGATCTTCAAGCATTCAGCCCGCGCCGCCGGGTGGCGGATCACGTGTTCGCCCGGCGGGCTTCCTGCTACCCCGGGCTCATCCGCTAGCGCCAGGCCGGCGGCGATCAACATCCCCGGATGGCCTCCGGAGACGCCCCAGGCCGTGAGTGCTCTCTCCGGCGTCAGGTCGAGCAGCTTCAGGTCGCGCAATAGCGCCAGCCCTTCGTCCTGAGTCAAAGGCTGCATGCTGTGCGTCGAGCGCGAGAACATCTCGGCGAACTCGTCCTCCAGGACCACACCCCGCAGACTGGACAGGCTGCGCAGCGTCGCCGTCACGAACATCAGCTGCTGGGGGAAGCGATCGCGCAGGGCGCGCAGGTTGAGTAGCGCCCGATCATCGAGGGTCATGTATAGCTCATCGAATTCATCGATCAGCAGACACAGATCTTTGGCCAGTCCGGCGCAGGCCTCGGTCAGGGCCAGGTTGAAGGACAGGGAGGCCTGAAAGGCAGTCTCAGCGTCGGTGACCGAGAAGTGGTAGTCCCGGATCGATGCCGCCAATTCGGGCGGGCCGGCCGGGGTGAGATATTCGAGCAGGGATCGCAGCACGATCTCGTAGAAGGCTTGCGGGGTGATGGCAACGGCTCGATTGCAGTCGACGAACACCAGCCCCGCCTCGCGCCGAGCCGCTTGACGGTACAGGCGGGCGGCCGGCGGGCTGGCCAGGGCCTGCATCAAGGTCGTCTTCCCGGTGTTGCTCAGGCCCGTGACCGCCGCACAGTTTCCGCCGGCGAGATCCTGCAGGATCTGCTGGGAGAGTGAGGGGAAGGGCAGCTCTTGCATGCAGGTTTCTCCAAACACACGGGCAGGGTCCGAGGCTGTCAGACCCTGCCCAACGGGCTGCGATCCATCCGTCGGAACGGGACAGGTAGGCTATACAACCCTCCGGGTGCGCAGGCGTCGGGCCAGGACGATCACAACCGCCAGGGCCCCGCCCATCACCAGCAGGCCGGGTAGGCCGACTTCGTCGGCAAAACCGGTCGAGGGCAGAGCCGTTGGCGTGCCGGTAGCCTGCAGCGCGCTCAGCGTCGCCTTGGCAGCCGCCGTGGCCAGGGCAGGATCGACCGTCGCCAGGGCCACCACCGGAGTGTTGGTCGCCACGGCCACAACCGCAGTCGGGGTAATGGTCGAGGTCGGCGTCCGGGTCGGAGGCGCCTGGGTTGGCACCAGCGTCGGCCGGGCGGCAGCCGCGGTCTGAGTGAAGGAGGCGGCCACGCGGGTGTTCTCGAGCACGATCTGCGTAGCCTCGGCCTCTCGATTCTGGCGCTGGCTGGGGGCGATCACCAGGGCGTACACGCCCAGACACACCATGCTCAACACGAGCAGCGCGCCGATGCCGCCTACGGCGACGACGAACGTCCGGTTCGAGCTTCCCTCCTCAGGGGGAGGTGCACCAATGTCAAAGTCATCGGTCATCGTCGCCTCTCCTTGCTGTGTCGGCCTCTCGGCGGATACTCGCTACTGAATCACTTCCAGGTTCGCTAGCGGGACGCTGCGGGTGCCGGTTCCCTCCAGCTCCACTAGCGCGCTTCGCGCCAGTAGTCCGCTCGGATAGTCTACTGCCTTCGTCGGCAAATCACGAATGGCGCCGACCGCACCGGCATAAGGCGGCCGCAGGACCCGGACTCGAGTCCCCGGCGTCAGCGCCACCACTTCCTCCGGCAGCTCGCTCTTGCGCGTGGCCGGCAGGGGAATGATGATCTCCGGCCGCTGCTGACTGAAGGCGTCTCCCATACGGGCGTCGATCGCAGCCTCACGGCCGGCGCTGGTCGTCAGTAGACCGTAGGCGGCGCTGTTCATCGGGATCTCCCCGA
This genomic interval from Anaerolineales bacterium contains the following:
- a CDS encoding ATP-binding protein, whose protein sequence is MQELPFPSLSQQILQDLAGGNCAAVTGLSNTGKTTLMQALASPPAARLYRQAARREAGLVFVDCNRAVAITPQAFYEIVLRSLLEYLTPAGPPELAASIRDYHFSVTDAETAFQASLSFNLALTEACAGLAKDLCLLIDEFDELYMTLDDRALLNLRALRDRFPQQLMFVTATLRSLSSLRGVVLEDEFAEMFSRSTHSMQPLTQDEGLALLRDLKLLDLTPERALTAWGVSGGHPGMLIAAGLALADEPGVAGSPPGEHVIRHPAARAECLKIWNQLTPGEQADLAARVVEAAVAGGAPPSPETEDLGLLSEGKVRSELLAAFVRLRGHAGEGRAPGIRIDPDSGEVSVDGVRVPV